The Pedococcus dokdonensis region CGCGGGCACCTACCAGGCAGACCACAACTACGCCACCGGCCTGACCCAGGCCGCCTACTCCATCGAAGGTGACCACTGGACGCTGAGTGAGAACTACGCCACCGACTCCAGGTTCGGCATCCTCGTCGGCACCACCGCCGCGCAGGTCGGGGCGAACCTGGTGACCAACAACACCGTGACGGACAGCACCAACGGCGCCAGCGTCAGCAGCGGCAACATCCGGATCAGGAGCAGCGCCAACACGGTGTCCGAGAACGTCTCCACCGGTGCCACCGGGACCACGCCGGCCTCCGGCTTCGGGGTCGGGGTGGACGCCTCGGCGACCGGCAACGAGATCACCAGGAACGAGTTCGGCGGCAACGCCGCCAACGCGATCGACCTCGACCGCGACGGCGTCTCGCTCAACAGCCCGGACACGGCTGGCTCGTGCACCGCCGCGGCCACCAGCGGCGCGAACAACAACATCGCTCGCGCCCTGATCGTCGCCGTCACGATCGACGGGTCCGGGACGCTGGACATCGGCGGTGTGCTGTGCGACGACGCCTCCACCTACCGGGTCGAGGTCTACGGGGTCGGTGGTCCCTCGACCGGCGACATCGGCACCGACGGCCTGCGAGCCGGCGAAGGCACCAGCTACCTGGGCGCTATCTCCGGGGTGACCGGCGGCACCTTCACCGGCACCTTCAGCGGCACCGGCCTGGCTCCGGGTGACCTGGTCAGTGTGATCGTGATCCGCACCGCCACGGGCGGCGTCGGCGCGGTCGGCGACACCTCCGAGTTCAGCCCGACGCTCGTGCCGCTCGAAGTTCCCGCGTTCCCGATCGCCGGTCACCTCGGCCACGGGCCGATGGGCTGGCTGACCGCGGCGATGCTGCTCGCGCTGGTGCTGACGCTTAGCCACGCACGGGCCCGGCGCGCGTCTGCTCCGGTGGGACCGGCGGCCGCGCGGTAGGGCTGGGTCGCTCTGGACAGAGCGCGGCTGACCTCGGACGTGCGGTCCGGGTCAGCCGCGCTCGTCGTGTCCGGCAGGTCCTGACGCGGCGGCGCGGCTCACCCCCTCCCGGCGCGCTGGTGCCCTAGCGCTCCTGCGGTGTCGACACGGCATACCGCTCGACGATGCGCTCGGCGATCATCAGCTCGGGTGACAGGTCGCGGTCCTCGATGCCGGCGGGCAGCGCCGCGCACCGCGCGAACGCCTCACCCAGCTCCCCGACCGGGACGACCCCGCGCATCCGCAGCGCCCGCACGGTGCACACCAGCTCGACCGCGAGCATCCGGCGGTAGGCAGCGGTCGCCTCGCCGAGCCGCACGGCGGCCTGCCCAGCGAACGACGCGTCGTCCTCGATCCCCGCCGACACCCCGGCGGTCTGCACGCTCGACGGGGTCGACGCGACTCCGCGGATCGTCGAAAGTGCCGACGCCGCAACGTATTCCGCGATCAGAACTCCTGACGATCCGTTCGTCGCGTCCGACAGGAAGAGCGGCAGGCCCAGGTCCGAGTCGGTGAGGGTGTGGCTGATCCGCGACTGCACCGCCTGCGCCGACCGCGTCAGCGCCAGCAGCGTCGTGTCCACCGCCAACACCAGGTATGCCGCGTGGAAGCCACCGTGGTGCGTGACCTCGGGGGCGTCCGCGGTGCCCGTGAAGAGCGGGTTCTCCGACGCCGTGTTGGCGGCCGTCTCGACGACCCGCTTGAGGTCGAGCACGGTGTCGAGCACGGGGCCGTGCACCTGGGGCCAGGTGCGCAGCCCGAAGAAGTCCTGGAGGTGGGCTGGCTGGCCCGGCTGGTCGTCGAGCAGCTCGCGCAGGACCCGAATGACCTCTTGCGCTCCCCGGAACGGTGTCGCAGCCGCCGCGGTGTCGCTCACTGCCTCGGGATTGCCCTGCAGGGCAACGAAGCTCAGTGCGCAGACCGTGTCGGCGGCGCGGGCGAGCTCGTGCAGCGAGGCGGCATGCAGCCCGGTCTCGGCGATCGCGAACGCGTTCGACGACATGAGCGGGAGGGCGTCGGCCGAGGTGAGCTGCACGTCGGCGCGCTTCGTCCCGCCGATGCGTTCGCGCTCCCCGATCAGCGCGAGGCCGACCTCGGCGAGGGCGGTGAGGTCGCCGGTGCCGAGCGACCCGTAGCGGTGCACGACGGGGAGGTCCGACTCGGGCGCGCCCACGAGGTCGGCCAGGGCGCTGGCGAGTGCGGGCGTGGCCCCCGAGCCACCGGCGAGGATCTGGTTGGCCCGCACCGCGAGCGCGGCCCGCACGACGGGGGCCGGCATCACCTCGCCCCACCCGGCGGCGTGCGAGCGCAGCAGCCGGAGCCCGTGGTCGACCTTGGAGTCGGTGCTCTCGTCGCGGGCCGCGCCGACGCCGGTGGTGCGGCCGTAGACCGGGCGCATCGTGCTGACCTCGGCGGCGTTGCGGTGCGACGCTGCGGCCCGCCCCAGGGCGTCGTCGGCGATCGTGACCGTCGCGCCGCGGGCAGCCCGCCCCAGCGCGTCGAGGTCGAGGCTGTGCCCGTCGAGGTGGACCTGGTGCGTCACGCCGCCAGTATCGCCCGTCAGTGTCGCTTGTCGGTGTGCTGGGTTAGGTTGATGCGCATGATCGCCTTCGACGGTGTCACGAAGAAGTACCCCGACGGCACCGTGGCTGTCGACGACCTCAGCCTCGAGGCGCCCAGCGGCAAGATCACCGTGCTCGTCGGTCCCTCGGGCTGTGGCAAGACCACGTCGTTGCGCATGATCAACCGGATGATCCAGCCGACCTCGGGCACCATCTCGCTCGACGGCAAGGACACCGGGCGGATGAAGGAGTCCGAGCTGCGACGCGGCATCGGCTACGTCATCCAGCACGCCGGTCTCTTCCCGCACCGCACCGTCATCGACAACGTCTCGACCGTGCCCCGGTTGCTGGGCATGGACAAGACCGAGACCCGCAAGCGCTCCATGGAGCTGCTCGAGCGGGTCGGTCTCGACCCCGCGTTCGCCCAGCGCTACCCGGCCCAGCTGTCGGGCGGTCAGCAGCAGCGCGTCGGGGTGGCCCGGGCGCTCGCCGCCGACCCCCCGGTGATGCTGATGGACGAGCCGTTCAGCGCGGTCGACCCGGTGGTGCGCGAGCAGCTCCAGGACGAGTTCCTTCGGCTGCAGGGTGAGCTCGGCAAGACGATCATCTTCGTCACCCACGACATCGACGAGGCGATCAAGCTCGGCGACCAGGTGGCCGTGCTCAAGGTCGGCGGCCACCTGGCCCAGATCGCCGAGCCCGCCTACCTGCTGTCCCACCCGGTCGACGACTTCGTGGCCGACTTCGTGGGGCGCGACCGCGGCTACCGCGCTCTGTCGTTCCAGCCGACCCCGCGGCTGCCGCTCGCCGCCGAGCGCACCGTCGCGATGGGCGAGCGGGTCGAGGGCGTCACCGCCGACTGGGTGCTCGTGGTCGACGACCGCAACCACCCTCTCGGCTGGGTCGAGCCGGCCCGGATCCAGGGCGAGGTCACCAGCGAGCGACTGCACCGCGGCGGCACGGTCGCGCGGGCCAGCGGTCCCCTGCGGGCCGCGCTCGACGCCGCGCTCTCCAGCCCCAGCCGCCGCGGCGTGATCGTCGACGACGACGGGGCGCTGGTCGGCACGGTCAAGGCGCACGAGGTGCTCACCGCCATCGAGGAGGCCAGCCGGCCAGAGCTGGAGAACCCCGACAACCCGGGAGCGCCGGCGGCATGACCTGGTTCCTCGACCACGTCTCGGAGGTCCTGAAGCTGGCGTGGACGCACGCGTGGCTCGCGGGGATCCCGCTGCTGGTCGGGCTCCTCCTGGCGCTGCCCCTCGGCTGGCTGGCGCGCCGCTACTCCTGGCTCTACGCGCCCTTCACCGCCGGCTTCGGGCTGCTCTACACGATCCCCAGCCTCGCGCTCTTCGTGATGCTCCCGCTCTTCACCGGCTACGGCATCCTCGACCCCAAGAACGTCATCATCGCGCTGTCCCTCTACACCCTGGCGCTGCTGGTGCGCACCGTCGCCGACGGCCTCGGTGCGGTCCCAGACCATGTCCAGAACGCCGCGACCGCGATGGGCTACACCCGCGGCAAGCGGTTCTTCGCGATCGAGCTGCCGCTGGCCGTGCCGGTCATCGCGGCCGGGCTGCGGGTCGCCGCCGTGAGCAACGTCAGCATCGTCAGCGTGGGCACCATCATCGGCGTGCAGCAGCTGGGCCTGCTCTTCAGCGACGGCTTCAACCGCGACTTCTACGACCCGCTCATCGTCGGCATCATCGGCTGCGTCGTGCTCGCGCTGCTCTTCGACGTCATCATCATCGGGCTGACCCGGCTTTTCACGCCGTGGCTGCGGGCGACGGGGGGCCGGGCGTGAACGGCGTCATCGACTGGCTCGCCGACCCGATCAACTGGTCGGGCCCTGACGGCATCCCGGGCCAGACCCTCACCCACCTCTGGTACTCCGCGATCTCGTTGTTCTTCGCCTGCCTGATCGCGATCCCGCTGGGCCTGGCGATCGGCCACACCGGCCGCGGCCGGTTCTTCGTGGTCAACCTGGCCGGCGCCGCGCGGGCGATCCCGAGCCTCGGCCTGCTCTACCTCATGGTGCTCTGGCTGTTCCCCAAGCTGGCCGGCGACTCGGCCTTCCTGGTGCCGAGCCTGATCGTCCTGGTCGTCCTGGCGATCCCGCCGATCATGGCGGGCGCCTACGCCGGGGTCGAGGGCGTCGACCCGGCCGCCCGCGACGCCGCCAAGGGGATGGGCATGACCGGCACCCAGGTGCTCGGCAAGGTCGAGGTCCCCAACGCCCTGCCGCTGATCTTCTCCGGCTTCCGTTCGGCCACCCTGCAGGTGATCGCCACGGCGACGCTCGCTGCGGTGGCCGGCACCGGTGGGCTCGGTCGCTTCCTGATCGACGGCCAGAAGATCCGCGACTACCCCCAGATGGCCAGTGGGGCACTACTGGTCGCGGTGCTCGCCCTCGTCGTCGACCTGCTGCTCGCGCTGGTGCAGCGCTACGTCGTGTCGCCGGGCCTGACCGGCCGCGGGGCCGGAGCCAGCAGGAGATCGCGGCGGCAGTCATCGAACCGTAACCAAGGTAATACCCCCCTTGATGTAGACATTCCGTCGTCGCAACGTACGGTGGATGCCCAGACCCCCTGAACATCGTCGAGGTCGCCCGACCTCATGACCAACCCCAGGAGTGGGACCGTGAAACTCACCAAGATCACCCTCACCATCGCGACGGCGGCAGCCCTGATGGCCACCGCTGCGTGTGGCGACTCGGGTGGCGACCCGCTCGCCACCACCTCCAGCTCGAGCTCTGGTGGTGGCTCGTCGAGCTCCATCAAGGTGGGCTCGGCCGACTTCCCCGAGAGCGCCCTGCTCGCCGAGATCTACGCCGGTGCCCTCGAGGCCAAGGGCGTCAAGGTCGAGAAGAAGCTCAACATCGGCGCCCGTGAGGCCTACATCCCGGCGCTCCAGGACGGGTCGATCGACCTGATCCCCGAATACACCGGCGTGCTGCGCGACTACTTCAAGAAGGGGCAGACGGGCACCGACTCCGAGGCCGTCTACACCGAGCTCAAGTCCTCCGTGCCCGACACCCTCACGGTGCTCGACAAGTCAGCGGCCGAGGACAAGGACGCGCTCGTCATGAAGAAGTCGCGCGCCGACGAGCTCGGCGTGAAGTCGATCGCCGACCTGGCCGGCAAGGCCGACAAGCTCACCGTCGGTGGCCCGCCCGAGTGGAAGACCCGTGACACCGGCATCCCCGGGTTCAAGAAGATCTACGGCCTGGAGTTCAAGGCGTTCCGCCCGCTCGACGCCGGTGGCCCGCTGACGCTGGCCGCGCTCAAGAACGGCCAGATCGACGCCGGCGACCTGTTCACCACCGACCCGAGCATCGCTGCGAACGACCTGGTCGCGCTCGAGGACCCGAAGAACATGTATGCCGCGCAGAACGTCGTGCCGCTGATCACCAAGAGCAAGAGCAACCCGACCATCGAGGGCGCTCTCAACGCGGTGTCGGCCAAGCTCGACACGGCGACCCTGTCCGACCTGCTCAAGCAGGTCGTCGTCGACAAGAAGGACGCCGACACGGTGGCCAAGGACTTCTTGACCAAGGCCGGTCTGGCCTGACCCGACGGTCCGGCCCGGCCTCCCGGCCTGACTGACCCAGCCCGACACGAGGAAGGCCGGGTGCGGTGTCCCCCCGGACCCGCACCCGGCCTTTCGGCATGACCCCCCGGTCTGCCCAATCCCTGATCCGAGATCTCGGGAGGCGCCCCTCCGCGCCTCACGCCACCTCGGATCCGGTGATTTCCGTTGCCACCAGAGTGGCCGAGGTGAGGGTGGGCGGGCATCGGTGAAACCACCGATATTCCTGCTGACCTACCGGATAGCCTGTCGGGGTGCTGACTCCGTGCGTGGGTCGTGACGACGTCCTCGACCGCCTCCGGCTCCTGCTCAGCAGCAACCGGTGGGTGACGCTGACCGGCGCCCCGGGGTGTGGCAAGACCCTCGTCGCCCGGCACACGGCCGGGGCCGAGCAAGGGGTCGTCTGGGTGGCCGGTCACCAGCACGGGAACGTCGAGTCGCTGGTGCAGGCCTGCCTCGGCTCCCTCGACGCCGAGGTCGCCCCCGGTGACTCGCCGACGATGGCCCTCAAGCGTGCCCTGGACGGGCGCAACACCCTCGTCGTCCTGGACGGTGTCGACGCCATCGACGGCCTGGGCGAGCTCCTCAACGACCTGCTCGACGACGCCTCCGACTGGCGACTGCTCTGCACCGCGACGACCGTCTCGGGTCGCCCGCACGAGCAGGTGCTGCGGCTGCCGCCGCTGCACGTGCCGTCCTCGCGCGAACCGTTGGAGGGGCCGGCCATCGAGCTGCTGCTCGCCCGGGTCGCAGCGGCGGGTG contains the following coding sequences:
- a CDS encoding aromatic amino acid ammonia-lyase codes for the protein MTHQVHLDGHSLDLDALGRAARGATVTIADDALGRAAASHRNAAEVSTMRPVYGRTTGVGAARDESTDSKVDHGLRLLRSHAAGWGEVMPAPVVRAALAVRANQILAGGSGATPALASALADLVGAPESDLPVVHRYGSLGTGDLTALAEVGLALIGERERIGGTKRADVQLTSADALPLMSSNAFAIAETGLHAASLHELARAADTVCALSFVALQGNPEAVSDTAAAATPFRGAQEVIRVLRELLDDQPGQPAHLQDFFGLRTWPQVHGPVLDTVLDLKRVVETAANTASENPLFTGTADAPEVTHHGGFHAAYLVLAVDTTLLALTRSAQAVQSRISHTLTDSDLGLPLFLSDATNGSSGVLIAEYVAASALSTIRGVASTPSSVQTAGVSAGIEDDASFAGQAAVRLGEATAAYRRMLAVELVCTVRALRMRGVVPVGELGEAFARCAALPAGIEDRDLSPELMIAERIVERYAVSTPQER
- a CDS encoding ABC transporter permease — encoded protein: MNGVIDWLADPINWSGPDGIPGQTLTHLWYSAISLFFACLIAIPLGLAIGHTGRGRFFVVNLAGAARAIPSLGLLYLMVLWLFPKLAGDSAFLVPSLIVLVVLAIPPIMAGAYAGVEGVDPAARDAAKGMGMTGTQVLGKVEVPNALPLIFSGFRSATLQVIATATLAAVAGTGGLGRFLIDGQKIRDYPQMASGALLVAVLALVVDLLLALVQRYVVSPGLTGRGAGASRRSRRQSSNRNQGNTPLDVDIPSSQRTVDAQTP
- a CDS encoding ABC transporter permease, which codes for MTWFLDHVSEVLKLAWTHAWLAGIPLLVGLLLALPLGWLARRYSWLYAPFTAGFGLLYTIPSLALFVMLPLFTGYGILDPKNVIIALSLYTLALLVRTVADGLGAVPDHVQNAATAMGYTRGKRFFAIELPLAVPVIAAGLRVAAVSNVSIVSVGTIIGVQQLGLLFSDGFNRDFYDPLIVGIIGCVVLALLFDVIIIGLTRLFTPWLRATGGRA
- a CDS encoding ABC transporter substrate-binding protein, which gives rise to MKLTKITLTIATAAALMATAACGDSGGDPLATTSSSSSGGGSSSSIKVGSADFPESALLAEIYAGALEAKGVKVEKKLNIGAREAYIPALQDGSIDLIPEYTGVLRDYFKKGQTGTDSEAVYTELKSSVPDTLTVLDKSAAEDKDALVMKKSRADELGVKSIADLAGKADKLTVGGPPEWKTRDTGIPGFKKIYGLEFKAFRPLDAGGPLTLAALKNGQIDAGDLFTTDPSIAANDLVALEDPKNMYAAQNVVPLITKSKSNPTIEGALNAVSAKLDTATLSDLLKQVVVDKKDADTVAKDFLTKAGLA
- a CDS encoding ABC transporter ATP-binding protein; this encodes MIAFDGVTKKYPDGTVAVDDLSLEAPSGKITVLVGPSGCGKTTSLRMINRMIQPTSGTISLDGKDTGRMKESELRRGIGYVIQHAGLFPHRTVIDNVSTVPRLLGMDKTETRKRSMELLERVGLDPAFAQRYPAQLSGGQQQRVGVARALAADPPVMLMDEPFSAVDPVVREQLQDEFLRLQGELGKTIIFVTHDIDEAIKLGDQVAVLKVGGHLAQIAEPAYLLSHPVDDFVADFVGRDRGYRALSFQPTPRLPLAAERTVAMGERVEGVTADWVLVVDDRNHPLGWVEPARIQGEVTSERLHRGGTVARASGPLRAALDAALSSPSRRGVIVDDDGALVGTVKAHEVLTAIEEASRPELENPDNPGAPAA